Proteins encoded within one genomic window of Brachybacterium sp. P6-10-X1:
- a CDS encoding ADP-ribosylglycohydrolase family protein produces MTDLLTRFRGSLAAACVADALGAPTEELSRRQIRAAFGGYVTEFHAPLPGAPYAHGRSAAQITDDSSQMLMLSDLLARTDGKITAESITSMLIEWSGDERYFPHFAGPTTRAAIDALAGGADPWDVGKAGSIMTQGASNGAAMRIVPVGLFHHGDIDAAVETAFITCVPSHNTSLGVSGAAAIAAAVAVACTDGATVQDVVAAAKEGAERGEERGRKDGRDVPGPSIARRIDRAVALGAASGSDDEIIADIEAEIGVGLPAAEAVPAAVGFFAAAGGDPVRTAQLAANAGGDSDTIGCMAAGIAGAHSGFEALDEALVDEVEKANDIDIAAAARLLLTAAER; encoded by the coding sequence ATGACTGACCTTCTGACCCGATTCCGCGGCAGCCTCGCCGCAGCGTGTGTCGCCGACGCGCTCGGAGCACCCACGGAAGAGCTCAGCCGACGCCAGATCCGGGCTGCGTTCGGCGGATACGTCACCGAATTCCACGCTCCCCTTCCCGGAGCGCCGTATGCCCATGGTCGCTCGGCCGCTCAGATCACCGACGACTCCAGTCAGATGCTCATGCTGTCCGATCTTCTCGCCCGCACGGACGGCAAGATCACTGCGGAGAGCATCACCAGCATGCTGATCGAATGGTCCGGTGATGAGCGGTACTTCCCGCACTTCGCAGGGCCGACCACCCGAGCGGCGATCGACGCACTCGCAGGCGGTGCGGACCCGTGGGACGTCGGCAAGGCCGGCTCGATCATGACCCAGGGAGCCAGCAATGGTGCCGCGATGCGCATCGTGCCCGTCGGACTGTTCCACCACGGCGACATCGACGCAGCAGTGGAGACTGCGTTCATCACGTGCGTTCCCAGCCACAACACGAGCCTGGGCGTCTCCGGAGCCGCAGCGATCGCCGCAGCCGTCGCGGTGGCGTGCACGGACGGGGCGACTGTTCAGGATGTGGTGGCGGCGGCGAAGGAGGGGGCCGAGCGCGGCGAGGAACGTGGCCGGAAGGACGGCCGTGACGTCCCCGGACCGAGCATCGCGCGCCGCATCGACCGGGCCGTCGCTCTGGGGGCCGCCTCAGGCAGCGACGACGAGATCATCGCCGACATCGAAGCGGAGATCGGTGTCGGCCTCCCCGCCGCCGAAGCGGTTCCGGCAGCCGTCGGGTTCTTCGCAGCCGCCGGCGGTGACCCCGTCCGGACCGCCCAGCTTGCCGCGAACGCCGGCGGGGACAGCGACACCATCGGGTGCATGGCCGCCGGTATTGCCGGTGCCCACTCAGGATTCGAGGCCCTGGACGAGGCCCTGGTCGACGAGGTCGAGAAGGCCAACGACATCGACATCGCGGCAGCAGCCCGCCTCCTGCTGACAGCAGCAGAGCGCTAA
- a CDS encoding carbohydrate kinase family protein, with product MTPEVHVDLTVAGDASIDHFVQVPHIAHSDNKAIGQYLGSFGGGMSANLAAAAAAHGVSSRLVTSVGDDEESAQALAMLQDLGVDVDSVQRVAGQRTWMCFIQLDDSGEKALIGADTGIKLPEAGRIGRDVLAGSRIVAPLADDLCWALEIAQQARSAGTTVAIDLEPDAFEPGTSVLRDLLSLSDLVFMNSGSAAKLSGGTGTHAHVDAARACHERGVSTVVVGRGRHGAFCSTLHEGTWTAEAVAPPGVVDTTGAGDALAGGFLGSLLHGFPIEESLGRAVSQATASTEHLGSRTYLEDLDDIETLLQRHPITIERIPND from the coding sequence TCGCGGGCGACGCGAGCATCGATCACTTCGTCCAGGTGCCCCACATCGCCCACAGCGACAACAAGGCGATCGGACAGTACCTCGGCAGCTTCGGCGGTGGCATGAGTGCCAACTTGGCTGCTGCAGCTGCCGCGCACGGCGTATCGTCCCGCCTGGTCACGTCGGTCGGCGACGACGAGGAGTCCGCTCAAGCACTGGCAATGTTGCAGGATCTGGGCGTCGACGTCGACAGTGTGCAGCGGGTCGCGGGCCAGCGCACGTGGATGTGCTTCATCCAGCTCGACGACAGTGGCGAGAAGGCTCTCATCGGCGCCGACACAGGGATCAAGCTTCCCGAGGCAGGACGCATCGGCAGGGACGTCCTGGCAGGTTCTCGGATCGTGGCCCCGCTGGCCGACGACCTGTGCTGGGCTCTCGAGATCGCTCAACAGGCCCGATCAGCGGGCACCACAGTGGCGATCGATCTTGAGCCAGATGCCTTCGAGCCGGGCACCTCGGTGCTGCGTGATCTCCTCTCGCTCTCGGACCTCGTCTTCATGAACAGCGGCTCGGCGGCCAAGCTCTCTGGCGGCACCGGCACGCACGCCCACGTCGATGCAGCTCGCGCCTGTCACGAGCGAGGAGTGTCCACCGTGGTCGTCGGCCGGGGTCGCCACGGCGCCTTCTGCTCCACCCTCCACGAGGGCACCTGGACAGCCGAGGCCGTCGCCCCGCCAGGGGTCGTCGACACCACCGGCGCGGGAGATGCGCTGGCCGGAGGGTTCCTCGGCAGCCTGCTGCACGGCTTTCCCATCGAGGAGTCGCTGGGCCGCGCCGTCTCGCAGGCGACGGCCAGTACGGAACACCTCGGCTCACGCACGTACTTGGAGGACCTGGACGACATCGAAACCCTCCTGCAACGACACCCCATCACGATCGAAAGGATCCCGAATGACTGA